The Thermoleophilum album genome includes a window with the following:
- a CDS encoding GNAT family N-acetyltransferase: MPAVLAAVLPLRLWRRFRELGPRAAFERAAGRLLRALWWQEEHVWYALPTEGVSGSLPAGYSLARLRGERSLRELLTRGIEVASAAAYVAAGGELWLLEGATGDLAFMCWIFRERAPALAAPGGWFRPPAGSAVLEDSFTAPAHRGRGLAPAVWRKICAALVDERIATLLTKVEVTNMPSRRACEKAGFEEVGRMRYRRRGLRREVVIEGSDPRADALRQALIAESG, from the coding sequence GTGCCTGCAGTCCTCGCCGCAGTGCTGCCGCTGCGCCTTTGGCGGCGGTTTCGGGAGCTTGGTCCCAGGGCCGCGTTCGAGCGTGCTGCCGGACGCTTGCTGCGCGCTCTGTGGTGGCAGGAGGAACACGTCTGGTACGCGCTTCCCACCGAGGGCGTGTCGGGTTCGCTGCCAGCTGGCTACTCACTGGCCCGCCTGCGCGGCGAGCGCTCCTTGCGCGAGCTCCTAACACGGGGGATCGAGGTCGCCTCGGCGGCCGCCTACGTGGCCGCCGGGGGCGAGCTTTGGTTGCTCGAGGGAGCGACCGGTGATCTCGCCTTCATGTGCTGGATCTTCCGCGAACGAGCGCCCGCGCTCGCCGCACCCGGGGGTTGGTTCCGCCCCCCCGCAGGCAGTGCCGTGCTCGAAGACTCGTTCACCGCTCCCGCCCACCGTGGTCGCGGCCTTGCGCCGGCGGTGTGGCGAAAGATCTGCGCGGCGTTGGTGGACGAGCGGATCGCGACGCTGCTGACAAAGGTCGAAGTGACCAACATGCCGTCGCGTCGCGCCTGCGAAAAAGCCGGTTTCGAGGAGGTCGGGCGGATGCGTTACCGCCGCCGGGGCCTGCGCCGAGAGGTCGTAATCGAAGGCAGCGATCCGCGCGCGGACGCGTTGCGCCAGGCGTTGATCGCCGAGTCGGGTTAG
- a CDS encoding class E sortase, whose amino-acid sequence MTTAIRAREHGRGTQRGKPRLRSAAKPLLRFAASVMITSGCLLLADAVVTVVWQEPISAVLAAREQQTLERQLRDPRVVRRVIARRPLPGDAIGRIRFPSLGEAHWVVEGTGLDDLRKGPGHYPETALPGRGRTVAIAGHRTTHGAPFRHLDSLRRGQRVIVDMPYGTFVYRVQRTQIVDPDAFWILRNVGYERLVLSACHPLYSAAQRIVVFARLVARRPPVIKQQGR is encoded by the coding sequence GTGACGACGGCCATCAGGGCCCGCGAGCACGGGCGGGGGACGCAACGCGGAAAGCCACGGCTGCGGTCGGCCGCAAAACCGCTCCTGCGTTTCGCGGCTTCGGTGATGATCACGAGCGGCTGCCTGCTGCTGGCGGACGCTGTCGTCACAGTGGTCTGGCAGGAGCCGATCTCGGCGGTGCTTGCTGCGCGCGAGCAACAGACGCTCGAGCGACAGCTGCGCGACCCGCGCGTTGTACGGCGGGTCATCGCTCGTCGCCCGCTGCCCGGCGATGCGATCGGGAGGATCCGCTTCCCAAGCCTCGGGGAGGCACACTGGGTGGTCGAGGGGACCGGACTCGACGACCTGCGCAAAGGCCCCGGTCACTACCCGGAGACGGCGCTGCCGGGTCGCGGCCGGACGGTCGCGATCGCCGGGCACCGCACTACGCATGGGGCTCCCTTCCGCCACCTCGACAGCCTGCGGCGCGGCCAGCGGGTAATCGTGGATATGCCTTACGGCACCTTCGTCTACCGCGTCCAGCGGACGCAAATCGTCGACCCGGACGCCTTCTGGATCCTCCGCAACGTCGGCTACGAACGGCTCGTGCTGAGCGCCTGCCATCCGCTTTACAGCGCGGCGCAGCGGATCGTGGTGTTCGCCCGTTTGGTCGCGCGCAGACCGCCGGTGATCAAGCAGCAGGGACGCTGA
- a CDS encoding polysaccharide deacetylase family protein, translated as MRQLEHQIQALRRRRYRFLTFGELVAQVSSGGPARKIAAITFDDGYESTWTRAQRVLERLGARATVFVPTHFIDSGKPLRWPGIEEWSGTPHEHELRPLTLEQLRALSTAGWEVGSHTVSHPRLPTLADDRLADELARSKAWIEEQLDRPCETLAYPYGAYDERVIAAAEAAGYRAAGVLTGRLPAPRPLAWPRIGVFRVDRGVRFLLKSHPWSVWARSTGAWALLRPEKSS; from the coding sequence GTGCGCCAGCTCGAGCATCAAATTCAAGCGCTCCGACGGCGCCGCTATCGCTTCCTGACCTTCGGCGAGCTCGTGGCCCAGGTCAGCAGCGGTGGCCCGGCGCGCAAAATCGCCGCGATCACCTTCGACGACGGCTACGAGTCGACTTGGACGCGAGCGCAGCGCGTGCTCGAGCGGCTCGGTGCGCGGGCCACGGTGTTTGTGCCCACTCACTTCATTGACAGCGGCAAGCCGCTTCGGTGGCCCGGTATAGAAGAGTGGTCGGGGACTCCTCACGAGCACGAGCTGCGTCCGCTTACGCTCGAGCAGCTACGGGCTCTGAGCACAGCCGGCTGGGAAGTCGGCTCGCACACGGTCTCTCATCCGCGCCTGCCGACCCTCGCCGACGACCGTCTTGCGGACGAGCTTGCCCGCTCGAAAGCCTGGATCGAGGAACAGCTGGACCGCCCCTGTGAGACCCTGGCCTACCCATATGGAGCCTACGATGAGCGGGTGATCGCGGCCGCCGAGGCGGCCGGGTACCGCGCAGCCGGGGTGCTGACCGGCCGCCTGCCCGCCCCGCGGCCGCTGGCTTGGCCACGCATCGGCGTTTTTCGGGTCGATCGCGGCGTGCGTTTCCTGCTGAAGTCGCACCCTTGGAGCGTCTGGGCGCGCTCGACTGGCGCGTGGGCGCTGTTGCGCCCCGAGAAAAGCTCGTAG
- a CDS encoding O-antigen ligase family protein — protein sequence MPPRRMPQRMRDQLGALLSANPALPFALVALAVLVWMAVDEGGFRAETYGFAGLVLAVALVFGLLLLPTPAPARGSLLLLLGVSGYAALSLLSALWADEPWTALDGGLRVAVAALACAPLVLWPPAPPIVRTLTLSWVVAVSVVALFELRAAATAAVAFQHFHEGRLAEPVGYTNANVALWTLAGLPALVLSADRSLTPLLRATSAACCVLLISLAALGQSRGWLLALLLMLPLLLLVRELPRLLLFSLPVLLPLAALTPRLLDVYPRYRPSASGATLIDPLIEPLAGAMLVAALLAWAFALVDRRLARAALASPLARLLTAATLVVVLGATVLSATHGKPVEQTRTWWREFTGASQHSNEPAGSRFASGLGQQFRYDYWRVAWSEFRARPLLGHGAENFALAYLRKGRSLETPYFAHSLPLQTLAGTGLVGALLLGGALLSAALTSRRTLRRCHPDLRMTLLALAVGAAYFFLHAAGDWLWEFPTLSATFLVFLALAASQPLEGEDQRAPLNRRVRYLGLVAALLAGLMLTVQWAYDRNLRRGQAIGVADPAASRTLLERAATLNPLAPTPLVALATVELARGDERAAERQLSRALERAPNRPEALLLRGVVRLARGDQSGSRDVARARRLAPRNGAIRIVADAVRRRRPPSPLATLALLREDVARRTNLR from the coding sequence ATGCCGCCTCGCCGAATGCCCCAGCGCATGCGCGATCAGTTGGGGGCCCTGCTGTCCGCCAACCCCGCACTGCCGTTCGCGCTCGTCGCGCTCGCGGTGCTCGTGTGGATGGCCGTCGACGAAGGCGGTTTTCGCGCTGAGACCTACGGTTTCGCGGGTCTCGTGCTGGCGGTGGCGCTGGTGTTCGGTCTGTTGCTCCTGCCCACTCCGGCACCGGCCCGAGGGTCGCTCCTATTGCTGCTTGGGGTCTCTGGCTACGCCGCCCTGTCGCTGCTCTCGGCGCTCTGGGCCGACGAGCCGTGGACGGCCCTCGACGGTGGATTGCGGGTGGCGGTCGCAGCACTCGCTTGCGCTCCGCTTGTGCTGTGGCCGCCGGCGCCGCCCATCGTCCGGACGTTGACGCTGTCATGGGTGGTGGCGGTGAGCGTCGTCGCCCTCTTCGAGCTGCGGGCGGCCGCAACGGCGGCAGTTGCCTTCCAGCACTTTCACGAGGGCCGCTTGGCCGAGCCGGTCGGCTACACCAACGCCAACGTCGCGCTCTGGACGCTCGCCGGCCTGCCAGCGCTCGTCCTGAGCGCCGACCGGTCGCTGACACCGCTGCTGCGTGCCACCAGCGCTGCCTGTTGCGTTCTGTTGATCTCGCTCGCCGCCCTCGGGCAGAGTCGCGGCTGGCTGCTCGCCCTGCTACTTATGCTGCCGCTGCTATTGCTCGTGCGCGAGCTGCCGCGGCTGCTTTTGTTCTCGCTACCCGTTTTGCTCCCGCTAGCGGCCTTGACGCCAAGACTGCTCGACGTCTACCCGCGTTACCGCCCGTCGGCTAGCGGCGCGACGCTGATCGACCCACTGATCGAGCCCTTGGCTGGAGCGATGCTAGTAGCGGCCCTCCTGGCTTGGGCGTTCGCGCTGGTCGACCGGCGCCTGGCACGCGCAGCGTTGGCCAGCCCGCTCGCACGGCTGCTGACGGCCGCGACTTTGGTGGTTGTCCTCGGCGCGACCGTGCTGAGCGCCACGCACGGCAAACCGGTCGAGCAGACGCGTACCTGGTGGCGTGAGTTCACCGGCGCCAGCCAGCACAGCAACGAACCTGCTGGCTCGCGTTTCGCAAGCGGCCTCGGTCAACAGTTCCGCTACGACTATTGGCGGGTCGCGTGGTCCGAGTTCCGGGCGCGTCCCTTGTTGGGTCACGGCGCAGAGAACTTCGCGCTCGCCTATCTGCGTAAGGGACGCTCACTGGAGACGCCCTACTTCGCGCACAGCCTGCCGCTCCAGACGCTTGCCGGAACCGGTCTGGTGGGAGCCTTGTTGTTGGGTGGCGCGCTGTTGAGCGCGGCGCTGACCAGCAGACGCACGCTGAGACGGTGTCACCCCGACCTGCGGATGACGCTGTTGGCATTAGCCGTCGGCGCCGCCTACTTCTTTCTGCACGCAGCGGGCGATTGGCTGTGGGAGTTTCCGACCCTCAGCGCCACCTTTCTGGTGTTCCTAGCACTGGCGGCCAGCCAGCCACTCGAGGGCGAAGACCAGCGAGCACCACTTAACCGACGCGTTCGCTATCTGGGCCTCGTTGCTGCCCTGCTCGCCGGTCTAATGCTGACCGTCCAGTGGGCCTACGACCGAAACCTGAGGCGCGGGCAAGCGATCGGCGTCGCCGACCCCGCGGCATCGCGCACCTTGCTCGAGCGGGCGGCAACCCTCAACCCCTTGGCGCCCACGCCGCTCGTGGCGCTGGCCACCGTCGAACTTGCGCGCGGCGACGAGCGGGCCGCCGAGCGCCAGCTCTCGCGTGCGCTAGAGCGCGCGCCGAACCGTCCGGAGGCGCTGCTCCTGCGGGGCGTGGTGCGTCTCGCGCGCGGCGACCAGAGCGGATCCCGAGACGTCGCTCGCGCCCGTCGACTAGCGCCTCGTAACGGGGCGATTCGGATCGTCGCCGACGCCGTGCGTCGCCGGCGCCCGCCCAGCCCGTTGGCAACGCTCGCGCTGCTGCGTGAGGACGTTGCGCGCCGCACAAACCTGCGCTAA
- a CDS encoding glycosyltransferase family 2 protein: MVAAATGQGELDGGVDVSVLVPFLNEEAYLPDSMPAMLNQEFDGRVEYLFIDSGSTDGGRAVVEAFAEQDPRIRLLENPARTTAVGLNIGLRHARGRYVARMDAHTIYPSTYLRDGVERLEHGDADWVSGPQLPAPRGKWSRRIALALGTWLGTGGPAYRLPPDAEEVEVDSGFTGVWRRRTLEELGGWDEAASPNEDGELAARMLERGMRLVMLQRMAASYWPRESLEGLARQYYRYGRARARTWRLHPDAMRPTHLLPPLVLGVLVAVGAAPSRRLRAAARVGSGVWLAAIASTAVSSRRRASASLRDALAVPLVVAVMHLSWGAGFVAGSLRHGPPVRACWRALSRALRRAR, encoded by the coding sequence ATGGTCGCAGCAGCAACGGGGCAGGGGGAGCTTGACGGCGGCGTCGATGTGAGCGTCTTGGTGCCGTTCCTCAACGAGGAGGCGTACCTGCCGGACAGCATGCCGGCGATGTTGAACCAAGAGTTCGACGGCCGCGTCGAGTACCTGTTCATCGACTCCGGTTCGACCGACGGCGGGCGGGCGGTGGTCGAGGCCTTCGCCGAACAGGACCCGCGCATTCGGCTGCTCGAAAATCCGGCGCGGACGACCGCTGTCGGGCTCAACATCGGGCTGCGCCATGCGCGGGGCCGCTACGTGGCGCGGATGGATGCGCACACGATCTATCCGTCCACGTACCTGCGGGACGGTGTCGAGCGCCTCGAGCACGGCGACGCCGACTGGGTGAGCGGGCCTCAACTGCCGGCTCCGCGGGGGAAGTGGTCGCGGCGCATCGCCCTCGCTCTCGGCACCTGGTTGGGGACCGGCGGGCCCGCCTACCGCTTGCCGCCCGACGCCGAGGAGGTCGAGGTGGACAGCGGTTTCACCGGCGTGTGGCGGCGCCGCACCCTGGAAGAGCTGGGCGGCTGGGACGAGGCTGCGAGTCCCAACGAGGATGGGGAGCTGGCAGCGCGGATGCTCGAGCGCGGCATGCGTCTCGTGATGCTGCAGCGGATGGCGGCTTCGTACTGGCCGCGCGAATCGCTCGAGGGGCTCGCGCGCCAGTACTACCGCTACGGACGGGCGCGAGCGCGAACCTGGCGCCTGCACCCTGACGCGATGCGCCCGACGCACCTCCTACCGCCGCTCGTGTTGGGTGTCTTGGTAGCGGTCGGTGCGGCACCGTCTCGCCGTCTGCGCGCAGCCGCTCGCGTCGGCAGCGGTGTTTGGCTAGCGGCGATCGCCTCCACCGCGGTCTCTTCACGTCGGCGGGCGAGCGCGTCTCTCCGAGACGCGCTCGCCGTACCGCTCGTGGTGGCTGTTATGCACCTCTCCTGGGGAGCGGGTTTCGTGGCGGGATCGCTGCGCCACGGACCCCCCGTGCGGGCCTGTTGGCGTGCGCTGAGTCGCGCACTCCGCCGGGCCCGCTAG
- a CDS encoding glycosyltransferase family 4 protein, translated as MKLAIWIDTISDVREIDGVPWLHTAGTSAQFMTFALAVAAHFSDATILTRSAPDGAPLRPVGPLTSGQFVGLPFYPSLRDARAFLRAAPATVRRARAAFERADVAWLFGPHPLTWPMLSAARRAGATPVLGVRQPGMSYWWGRAASLRELLAVPLLAPTELYLRTRGRKLAMTVVGERIARLYRRQPQNTLVHVAATVPVAMATNRSDQHGRAATPSNAARSWRLLAVGRLEPEKDPLLALDVLRELKTRAGRRVTLSWAGDGRLRAAFLGRAEQLGLAAEVQLLGDVEFARLRSLYQQSDLLLHTAKVEGIPQVLLEALSFGLPVVATDAGDIASFFGEHVRVVADRTPESLAKAVVALLRDRQTYAELAERGRQFAAEHALEPEAQRVAEFLRRARR; from the coding sequence ATGAAGCTAGCGATCTGGATCGACACGATCTCCGACGTCCGCGAAATCGACGGCGTGCCGTGGCTGCACACCGCGGGGACGTCGGCGCAGTTTATGACCTTTGCGCTGGCCGTCGCCGCACACTTCTCGGACGCGACGATCCTCACGCGAAGCGCCCCCGACGGCGCACCCCTGCGCCCCGTGGGACCGCTCACCTCGGGCCAGTTCGTCGGGCTTCCCTTCTACCCAAGCTTGCGCGATGCCCGCGCCTTCCTTCGCGCCGCCCCGGCGACAGTGCGGCGCGCACGGGCGGCCTTCGAGCGAGCTGACGTCGCCTGGCTGTTCGGACCCCACCCGCTGACCTGGCCAATGCTGAGCGCCGCACGCCGTGCGGGCGCCACACCGGTGCTCGGGGTGCGCCAGCCCGGCATGTCCTACTGGTGGGGGCGCGCCGCCAGCCTGCGCGAGCTCCTGGCGGTACCCCTGTTGGCGCCGACCGAGCTGTACTTACGGACCCGCGGACGGAAGTTGGCGATGACGGTGGTTGGCGAGCGCATCGCTCGCCTCTACCGGCGCCAGCCCCAGAACACGCTGGTCCACGTGGCGGCCACGGTGCCGGTGGCGATGGCCACGAACCGCTCGGACCAGCATGGCCGCGCCGCGACCCCGAGCAACGCGGCCCGATCGTGGCGGCTGCTCGCAGTCGGACGACTCGAGCCGGAGAAGGACCCACTGCTTGCGCTCGACGTCCTGCGCGAGCTGAAGACGCGCGCCGGCCGACGGGTCACGCTGTCCTGGGCCGGTGACGGGCGGCTGCGCGCGGCTTTCCTTGGGCGGGCAGAGCAACTCGGGCTGGCGGCGGAGGTACAGCTGCTCGGAGACGTCGAGTTCGCACGCCTGCGCTCGCTCTACCAGCAATCCGACCTACTCCTGCACACGGCCAAGGTCGAGGGGATCCCGCAGGTCTTGCTGGAGGCTTTGTCTTTCGGGCTACCGGTCGTCGCGACCGACGCCGGCGACATCGCCTCGTTCTTCGGCGAACACGTCCGCGTGGTCGCCGACCGAACGCCCGAGAGCCTGGCGAAGGCGGTCGTGGCGCTGCTGCGTGACCGGCAAACCTACGCAGAGCTCGCCGAGCGAGGCCGGCAGTTCGCCGCCGAGCATGCGCTGGAACCGGAAGCGCAGCGAGTGGCCGAGTTTCTGCGGCGCGCGCGCCGCTAA
- a CDS encoding O-antigen ligase family protein, whose amino-acid sequence MGRAVEVSQQEQWLVAQPSVGTPTRPRGALPARLPLIAAALLAPLLAWLAATVPVLAVGLVAGVAYAWLAFVSRTTALALLIAASLCEGVPAVNLAVKVGALVVTASWFVDLFAAGERERPRLLTTPTDYLMLAFLAWITLSLLWAVDVSAAAGDLWRWWSLALLFFICKDEVARRGAGTTLLAALYWGAVASVLIGALLPGIVPILDRGAFVEGRLRGGIGDPNFTAAFTLMGLALAGVLIARQRNPVLKLCYALGVPILAFGLVATQSRGGLIGAAVVAVVAFLVLKEQRARLLTVVALCLSVMALYLVSVPSGWERLTRTDDGGNGRSSLWTVAWRVAEDHPLLGVGLNNFPAVAADYTRAPGQLTFVNLIVDSPHFVHNTYLQVLAELGVVGFALFIAFVGSALLRLRRRLIAARAQRDRRAVADLSAVSIALVGLLATFTFVSGALDKRLWVLLALATVLPVSADDKVGERRD is encoded by the coding sequence GTGGGGCGCGCCGTAGAGGTTTCGCAACAAGAACAATGGCTGGTTGCGCAGCCCTCTGTCGGCACTCCGACGCGCCCGCGCGGCGCCCTTCCAGCGCGACTGCCACTGATCGCGGCGGCGCTGCTCGCGCCGCTACTTGCCTGGCTTGCGGCGACCGTGCCGGTGCTCGCGGTCGGTTTAGTGGCGGGCGTCGCGTACGCCTGGCTGGCGTTCGTCTCCCGGACGACGGCGCTTGCGCTGCTTATCGCCGCAAGCCTTTGCGAGGGCGTGCCCGCGGTAAACCTGGCGGTGAAGGTCGGCGCGCTGGTGGTGACTGCTTCGTGGTTCGTCGATCTGTTCGCCGCTGGGGAGCGGGAACGTCCGCGGTTGTTGACCACGCCAACCGACTATCTGATGCTCGCCTTCCTGGCCTGGATCACGCTCTCGCTGTTGTGGGCGGTCGACGTTTCGGCAGCCGCCGGCGACCTCTGGCGGTGGTGGTCGCTGGCGCTCCTGTTCTTCATCTGCAAGGACGAGGTCGCGCGGCGGGGCGCCGGGACGACGCTTCTGGCAGCGCTGTACTGGGGAGCGGTTGCGTCGGTCCTAATCGGTGCGCTACTCCCGGGCATCGTGCCGATCCTCGACCGCGGCGCGTTCGTCGAGGGCAGGTTGCGGGGTGGCATCGGCGACCCTAACTTCACGGCCGCCTTCACGCTCATGGGGCTAGCTCTGGCGGGCGTGCTGATTGCTCGTCAGCGCAACCCGGTACTCAAGCTCTGTTACGCGCTCGGAGTACCGATTCTTGCCTTCGGACTGGTCGCAACTCAGTCGCGCGGCGGGTTGATCGGTGCTGCAGTGGTGGCGGTGGTCGCGTTCCTGGTACTGAAGGAACAGCGCGCTCGCCTGCTGACCGTGGTCGCTTTGTGTCTGTCGGTAATGGCGCTTTACCTGGTGAGCGTGCCAAGCGGCTGGGAGCGGTTGACACGAACCGATGACGGCGGTAACGGTCGCAGTTCGCTGTGGACAGTTGCTTGGCGGGTGGCGGAGGACCACCCGCTGCTCGGCGTGGGGCTCAACAACTTCCCGGCGGTCGCCGCTGATTACACGCGCGCCCCTGGCCAGCTGACGTTCGTCAACCTGATCGTCGATTCACCGCACTTTGTCCACAACACTTATCTGCAAGTGCTAGCCGAGCTGGGCGTCGTCGGATTCGCACTGTTCATCGCTTTCGTTGGGTCGGCGCTGCTGCGGTTGCGCCGGCGTTTGATCGCGGCGCGGGCGCAGCGGGATCGTCGGGCGGTGGCGGATCTGAGTGCCGTTTCGATCGCGTTGGTTGGCCTCCTCGCGACCTTCACGTTCGTGTCGGGAGCGCTCGACAAGCGCCTGTGGGTGCTGCTCGCCCTCGCCACCGTGCTGCCCGTGTCGGCCGACGACAAAGTCGGCGAGCGGCGGGATTAG
- a CDS encoding glycosyltransferase family 2 protein has product MSASAAQTLPVAVVIPCYNDGATVEDAYRSALVQQPAELVIVDDGSSDPATLRKLDELRARGARVIRQENQGLSAARMRGVAATSSPFVQPLDADDVLAPGALRTLLAVLEQTAADVAWGEVRSFGRSDLRWRAALPIDRWMLTHVNPLPGTPLLRRSTLLAAGGWRQDAAYQDWDLYLSLAELGARGVFVPRLFMYYRVHSSSRMWRSSLASLHENLDDLRRHHPELWRSRRRLWLRSTAPPRCRLLLPLIEALPLPLRARLALKTLVAHPRPAARSQLRKLTARFTRPKVLSEEAVRDLLRRAEAELAAEHG; this is encoded by the coding sequence GTGAGTGCGAGCGCCGCCCAAACACTGCCCGTAGCGGTGGTGATTCCCTGCTACAACGATGGCGCCACGGTCGAGGACGCCTACCGTTCCGCACTCGTTCAACAGCCAGCAGAGCTGGTGATCGTCGACGACGGCTCGAGCGACCCCGCAACTCTCCGGAAGCTAGACGAGCTGCGCGCCCGCGGGGCTCGCGTGATCCGTCAGGAGAACCAGGGCTTGAGTGCGGCGCGCATGCGCGGCGTCGCCGCGACGAGCTCCCCGTTCGTGCAACCGCTCGATGCCGACGACGTGCTCGCGCCGGGCGCTCTGCGCACGCTTCTCGCCGTACTCGAGCAAACGGCTGCGGATGTCGCCTGGGGTGAGGTGCGCAGCTTCGGCCGCTCCGATCTCCGCTGGCGAGCGGCACTGCCGATTGATCGGTGGATGCTCACGCATGTAAATCCCTTGCCCGGCACGCCACTGCTGCGTCGTAGCACCCTGCTTGCGGCGGGTGGATGGCGGCAAGATGCCGCCTACCAGGATTGGGATCTGTACCTCAGCCTTGCCGAGCTGGGCGCGCGCGGGGTCTTCGTGCCCCGCCTTTTCATGTACTACCGCGTCCACTCGAGCAGCCGGATGTGGCGCTCCTCGCTCGCATCGCTGCACGAGAACCTGGACGATCTCCGCCGTCACCACCCCGAGCTGTGGCGCTCGCGGCGGCGACTGTGGTTGCGCTCGACGGCTCCCCCGCGCTGCCGCCTCCTGCTGCCGCTGATCGAGGCCCTTCCCCTCCCTTTGCGGGCGCGCCTCGCGCTAAAGACCCTAGTCGCGCATCCGCGGCCCGCTGCGCGCAGCCAGCTACGCAAGCTAACCGCGCGATTCACGCGCCCGAAGGTCCTCTCGGAGGAGGCCGTCCGCGACCTCTTAAGGCGCGCCGAGGCTGAGTTGGCGGCCGAGCACGGCTGA
- a CDS encoding oligosaccharide flippase family protein produces the protein MGQGSGDEQGAATRSDGARRPPAAHRPPLIRSGALSYAAQILNASLSFLNVLVIARALGPEGRGSVAFLTTVASIAYQALLLGVPIACSNFGGRRPELLARLLTASLVLSAATGAGAILATVGLFAAVPNATAGAMPLDLAIVLLSLPFLSLQAALLALVSSQYRFGAMSVGIFLPSLANVVVNTTLALTGVLSVRAAVAVWVSGQVLTTALLFVVAVRLAGGLGRPDLALWRAMLAFGLRGHVGWVLMLASFRVDQWILAALSGRRELGLYSIAVAWFEALFFLPTALAFVQRPDLVRASRADAARQASLVFRLAILATSVLGLLLFLLAPPLCTRVFGPAFAGSIDDLRLLVPGALGIVASKLLGDALSAQRMPGLESIAAAAAFVTMVTLDVVLIPQLGGTGAAIASTCGYLSGGLVAAYLFCHKLGARPAVLLPRPQDLVLLAQVVRAQLTRPSLPGTASR, from the coding sequence GTGGGACAAGGCAGCGGAGACGAACAGGGCGCCGCCACCCGCTCGGACGGGGCCCGTCGACCGCCCGCAGCGCATCGCCCCCCGCTGATCCGGTCGGGTGCGCTCAGCTATGCCGCGCAGATCCTCAACGCCAGCCTCTCGTTCCTCAACGTCCTGGTAATCGCCCGCGCGCTGGGCCCGGAGGGCAGAGGGTCCGTGGCCTTCCTGACCACCGTCGCTTCGATTGCCTATCAGGCCTTGTTGCTTGGGGTGCCGATCGCCTGCTCGAACTTTGGGGGCCGACGCCCGGAGCTGCTCGCTCGCCTGCTCACCGCCTCGCTGGTGCTGTCGGCGGCCACCGGTGCGGGCGCGATCCTCGCCACCGTCGGACTGTTTGCGGCGGTGCCGAACGCGACCGCCGGAGCGATGCCCCTGGACTTGGCGATCGTCCTCCTCTCGTTGCCCTTCCTCTCGCTCCAGGCGGCCCTCCTGGCCCTCGTCTCCTCGCAGTACCGGTTCGGCGCGATGAGTGTCGGGATCTTCCTTCCCTCGCTCGCCAACGTCGTCGTCAACACCACCTTGGCCCTCACCGGCGTCCTCAGTGTGCGTGCCGCCGTTGCGGTTTGGGTGAGTGGTCAGGTACTAACTACAGCGCTCTTGTTCGTGGTCGCTGTGCGCCTCGCTGGCGGCCTCGGGCGCCCGGATCTCGCGCTGTGGCGGGCGATGCTGGCGTTCGGCCTGCGCGGCCACGTCGGCTGGGTGCTGATGCTTGCGAGCTTCCGGGTCGACCAGTGGATCCTGGCGGCGCTGTCCGGGCGTCGTGAGCTCGGGCTTTACAGCATTGCGGTCGCTTGGTTCGAAGCTCTTTTCTTCCTGCCGACAGCGCTCGCCTTCGTGCAGCGGCCCGACCTGGTGCGCGCGTCGCGCGCGGACGCGGCTCGCCAGGCGTCACTGGTTTTCCGGCTCGCGATCCTCGCGACCTCTGTGCTTGGCCTGCTCCTCTTCCTGCTCGCCCCGCCGCTTTGCACGCGGGTCTTCGGACCGGCGTTCGCGGGCTCGATCGACGACCTTCGGCTGCTCGTCCCGGGAGCGCTGGGAATCGTGGCGAGCAAGCTCCTCGGCGATGCCCTCAGCGCACAGCGGATGCCGGGGCTTGAGAGCATCGCCGCGGCCGCGGCATTCGTGACGATGGTCACCCTGGACGTCGTGCTGATACCGCAGCTCGGAGGCACCGGTGCTGCGATCGCCTCGACTTGTGGCTACCTATCGGGGGGCCTGGTCGCCGCCTACCTCTTCTGTCACAAGCTGGGCGCCCGACCGGCAGTGCTGCTACCTCGGCCCCAAGATCTCGTCCTGCTCGCGCAAGTTGTGCGCGCGCAGCTGACGCGACCATCGCTTCCGGGCACGGCCAGCCGCTGA